From Grus americana isolate bGruAme1 chromosome 11, bGruAme1.mat, whole genome shotgun sequence, a single genomic window includes:
- the NAA80 gene encoding N-alpha-acetyltransferase 80, which yields MAEKQNQALRLVTSSGCFLPRCCAGTEGTGAGSSGQVRRMGSMSEELTLVPLHQRPELLEACAKLLGEEWGKSRASRLHTLQRSSDAFPTCLLLLRSRGPAEAPTAQEGPCQLVGHVRLSRVASRPHDLFVESVVVARALRGQGYGRRLMEATERWARARGFSCLHLTTHDKQHFYAHLGFVLGEPVQSVAFLSPAIPAKVLRLFSTPPGTATAVTTRPRVPSTPPPHLPPPAVPPPPPLPTVVWARGVLAESSGQKLLETPHRDAKGLPIFWMKKDI from the exons ATGGCAGAGAAGCAGAACCAGGCGCTGCGGTTGGTCACGAGCTCGGGCTGCTTCCTGCCGCGCTGCTGCGCAGGCACCGAGGGcacaggagctggcagcagcgggCAGG TGAGAAGAATGGGCTCCATGTCGGAGGAGCTCACCCTGGTCCCCCTGCACCAGAGGCCGGAGCTGCTGGAGGCCTGCGCCAAGCTGCTGGGCGAGGAGTGGGGGAAGAGCCGGGCATCGCGGCTCCACACGCTCCAGCGTTCCTCGGACGCCTTCCCCACCTGCCTGCTGCTACTGCGGAGCCGGGGCCCCGCCGAGGCCCCCACCGCCCAGGAAGGTCCCTGCCAGCTCGTGGGCCACGTCCGGCTCTCTCGTGTGGCCAGCCGTCCCCATGACCTCTTCGTGGAGAGCGTCGTGGTGGCCCGGGCACTGCGGGGCCAGGGCTACGGGCGGCGGCTGATGGAGGCCACCGAGCGGTgggcccgggcccggggctTCAGCTGCCTCCACCTCACCACCCACGACAAGCAGCATTTCTACGCCCACCTGGGCTTCGTCCTGGGCGAGCCGGTGCAGAGCGTGGCCTTCCTCAGCCCTGCCATACCTGCCAAAGTGCTGCGGCTCTTCTCCACCCCTCCTGGCACTGCCACTGCCGTCACCACCAGGCCGAGGGTGCCCTCCACCCCGCCGCCTCACCTCCCACCCCCCGCCgtccccccgccaccccccctgCCAACCGTTGTCTGGGCAAGGGGAGTCTTGGCTGAGAGCAGTGGGCAGAAGCTCCTGGAGACCCCCCACCGTGACGCCAAAGGGCTGCCTATCTTCTGGATGAAGAAGGACATCTGA
- the HYAL3 gene encoding hyaluronidase-3 isoform X1: MPWLWWCRQGLWAPRCSRQRCPLAALRQEVSETPKFAPSRGILGWAAHACGTARPRWLILAHHLPCHLMPTTLLSPQGAGPAGSRRRRMVLALALWACLVLGMAGGDSPAPEPLVGGQPFAVVWNIPTGRCQRRFGVGLPLGDYGIVENRDGRFAGQNITIFYKNKFGLYPYLSRQGIPHNGGIPQRVPLSAHLARAAGDIRRLLRPAFHGLAVVDWEEWRPLWAQNWGAKRIYRAASEQWVRDQHGLLPARRRLRLARREFEQAAQALMEETLLLGQTLRPGGLWGFYRFPDCFNGNWAKEANYTGQCRPAEVQRNNRLGWLWAASAALYPSIYLPPALPPALRHRYVHHRLREALRVAAFGADGLLPVVAYSRLSFRRSPRFLEPADLVHTIGESAALGAAGLVLWGDMSYSHSAESCASLRHYLVSTLGPYVANVTAAARECSYGQCHGHGRCVRRQPHDLGSLLHLGPGASPLTSFRCHCYHGWAGEDCARQVQPSPATSCLAPTHAHDLYGHNLLPSDTCLPRGTWGW, translated from the exons ATGCCATGGCTGTggtggtgcaggcaggggctctGGGCACCGCGGTGCAGCAGGCAAAGGTGCCCGCTGGCAGCACTGAGGCAGGAGGTGTCTGAAACCCCCAAGTTTGCTCCGTCCCGTGGGATTTTGGGGTGGGCAGCACATGCCTGTGGGACAGCACGGCCCCGGTGGCTGATTCTAGCCCACCACCTGCCCTGCCACCTCATGCCCACCACTCTCCTTTCCCCGCAGGGTGCCGGCCCCGCAGGCAGCCGGCGACGCAGGATGGTGCTGGCACTGGCACTGTGGGCCTGCCTGGTGCTGGGCATGGCCGGCGGGGACAGCCCGGCACCGGAGCCCCTGGTGGGCGGCCAGCCCTTCGCTGTGGTGTGGAACATCCCCACTGGCCGCTGCCAGCGCCGCTTCGGTGTAGGGCTGCCCCTCGGCGACTATGGCATCGTGGAGAACCGGGATGGCCGCTTCGCCGGCCAGAACATCACCATCTTCTACAAGAACAAGTTTGGGCTGTACCCCTACCTGTCGCGGCAGGGCATCCCCCATAACGGGGGCATCCCCCAGCGGGTTCCCCTCAGCGCCCACCTtgccagggcagctggggacaTCCGCCGCCTTCTGCGCCCCGCTTTCCACGGCCTGGCGGTGGTGGACTGGGAGGAGTGGAGGCCCCTCTGGGCCCAAAACTGGGGGGCCAAGCGGATCTACCGGGCGGCCTCGGAGCAGTGGGTGCGGGACCAGCATGGCCTCCTGCCAGCGCGGCGTCGGCTCCGGCTGGCCCGGCGAGAGTTTGAGCAGGCAGCGCAGGCTCTGATGGAGGAGACGCTTCTGCTGGGCCAGACCCTGCGCCCGGGGGGGCTCTGGGGTTTCTACCGCTTCCCCGACTGCTTCAACGGCAACTGGGCCAAGGAGGCCAACTACACCGGGCAGTGCCGGCCGGCAGAGGTGCAGCGCAACAACCGGCTGGGCTGGCTCTGGGCCGCCTCGGCCGCCCTCTACCCCAGCATCTACCTGCCACCGGCGCTGCCGCCTGCCCTGCGCCACCGCTACGTGCACCACCGGCTGCGCGAGGCCCTGCGCGTGGCCGCGTTTGGGGCTGACGGCCTTCTGCCCGTGGTTGCCTACTCCCGCCTCTCCTTCCGCCGCTCGCCCCGATTCCTGGAGCCG GCTGACCTGGTGCACACCATCGGGGAGAGCGCAGCGCTGGGTGCGGCCGGTCTCGTGCTCTGGGGAGACATGTCATACTCCCACTCGGCT GAGAGCTGTGCCAGCCTGCGCCACTACCTCGTGTCCACCCTGGGTCCCTATGTGGCTAACGTGACGGCGGCAGCCCGGGAGTGCAGCTATGGGCAGTGCCACGGGCATGGGCGCTGTGTGCGCCGGCAGCCCCACGACCTGGGCAGCCTCCTGCACCTCGGCCCTGGCGCCAGCCCACTGACTTCTTTCCGCTGCCACTGCTACCACGGCTGGGCCGGCGAGGACTGTGCCCGACAGgtccagcccagccctgccacctcctgcctggCACCCACCCACGCTCATGATCTCTACGGGCACAACCTCCTGCCCTCTGACACCTGCCTACCACGGGGCACGTGGGGCTGGTGA
- the HYAL3 gene encoding hyaluronidase-3 isoform X2: MVLALALWACLVLGMAGGDSPAPEPLVGGQPFAVVWNIPTGRCQRRFGVGLPLGDYGIVENRDGRFAGQNITIFYKNKFGLYPYLSRQGIPHNGGIPQRVPLSAHLARAAGDIRRLLRPAFHGLAVVDWEEWRPLWAQNWGAKRIYRAASEQWVRDQHGLLPARRRLRLARREFEQAAQALMEETLLLGQTLRPGGLWGFYRFPDCFNGNWAKEANYTGQCRPAEVQRNNRLGWLWAASAALYPSIYLPPALPPALRHRYVHHRLREALRVAAFGADGLLPVVAYSRLSFRRSPRFLEPADLVHTIGESAALGAAGLVLWGDMSYSHSAESCASLRHYLVSTLGPYVANVTAAARECSYGQCHGHGRCVRRQPHDLGSLLHLGPGASPLTSFRCHCYHGWAGEDCARQVQPSPATSCLAPTHAHDLYGHNLLPSDTCLPRGTWGW, translated from the exons ATGGTGCTGGCACTGGCACTGTGGGCCTGCCTGGTGCTGGGCATGGCCGGCGGGGACAGCCCGGCACCGGAGCCCCTGGTGGGCGGCCAGCCCTTCGCTGTGGTGTGGAACATCCCCACTGGCCGCTGCCAGCGCCGCTTCGGTGTAGGGCTGCCCCTCGGCGACTATGGCATCGTGGAGAACCGGGATGGCCGCTTCGCCGGCCAGAACATCACCATCTTCTACAAGAACAAGTTTGGGCTGTACCCCTACCTGTCGCGGCAGGGCATCCCCCATAACGGGGGCATCCCCCAGCGGGTTCCCCTCAGCGCCCACCTtgccagggcagctggggacaTCCGCCGCCTTCTGCGCCCCGCTTTCCACGGCCTGGCGGTGGTGGACTGGGAGGAGTGGAGGCCCCTCTGGGCCCAAAACTGGGGGGCCAAGCGGATCTACCGGGCGGCCTCGGAGCAGTGGGTGCGGGACCAGCATGGCCTCCTGCCAGCGCGGCGTCGGCTCCGGCTGGCCCGGCGAGAGTTTGAGCAGGCAGCGCAGGCTCTGATGGAGGAGACGCTTCTGCTGGGCCAGACCCTGCGCCCGGGGGGGCTCTGGGGTTTCTACCGCTTCCCCGACTGCTTCAACGGCAACTGGGCCAAGGAGGCCAACTACACCGGGCAGTGCCGGCCGGCAGAGGTGCAGCGCAACAACCGGCTGGGCTGGCTCTGGGCCGCCTCGGCCGCCCTCTACCCCAGCATCTACCTGCCACCGGCGCTGCCGCCTGCCCTGCGCCACCGCTACGTGCACCACCGGCTGCGCGAGGCCCTGCGCGTGGCCGCGTTTGGGGCTGACGGCCTTCTGCCCGTGGTTGCCTACTCCCGCCTCTCCTTCCGCCGCTCGCCCCGATTCCTGGAGCCG GCTGACCTGGTGCACACCATCGGGGAGAGCGCAGCGCTGGGTGCGGCCGGTCTCGTGCTCTGGGGAGACATGTCATACTCCCACTCGGCT GAGAGCTGTGCCAGCCTGCGCCACTACCTCGTGTCCACCCTGGGTCCCTATGTGGCTAACGTGACGGCGGCAGCCCGGGAGTGCAGCTATGGGCAGTGCCACGGGCATGGGCGCTGTGTGCGCCGGCAGCCCCACGACCTGGGCAGCCTCCTGCACCTCGGCCCTGGCGCCAGCCCACTGACTTCTTTCCGCTGCCACTGCTACCACGGCTGGGCCGGCGAGGACTGTGCCCGACAGgtccagcccagccctgccacctcctgcctggCACCCACCCACGCTCATGATCTCTACGGGCACAACCTCCTGCCCTCTGACACCTGCCTACCACGGGGCACGTGGGGCTGGTGA
- the LSMEM2 gene encoding leucine-rich single-pass membrane protein 2 isoform X1 has protein sequence MPREAGEADSMGRAEGAAPAEPGDPDSSEPGAISLRPVESISDLHWASGGHKGAEGESGPVGGPCQPRPCWRLGSDLFSPLPAGNGPAPSGNLHPPPPRPVPSGPPPLLPTLRPMPAASPCPCLSPGHPLVLALLGLLALASLVLATLAIYLSVLQSQSVRALVQWLESQEDAVRQLRAASRQLWAHLNASAEPGGHH, from the exons atgcccagggaggctggagAAG cagacAGCATGGGAAGGGCTGAGGGGGCTGCgccagcagagcctggggacCCTGACAGCAGCGAGCCTGGAGCCATCAGCCTGCGCCCCGTGGAGTCCATCAGCGACCTGCACTGGGCCTCCGGCGGGCACAAGGGCGCCGAGGGTGAGAGCGGGCCGGTGGGGGGCCCATGCCAGCCCCGACCGTGCTGGCGGCTGGGCTCTGAcctcttctctcccctgcccgCAGGCAACGGCCCGGCTCCCTCCGGCAACCTGCACCCACCCCCGCCTCGGCCTGTGCCCTCCGGTCCCCCGCCGCTCCTGCCCACCCTGCGCCCCatgcctgctgccagcccctgcccctgcctcaGCCCCGGCCACCCCCTGGTCCTGGCCCTGCTGGGGCTCCTGGCGCTGGCGAGCCTGGTCCTGGCCACGCTGGCCATCTACCTGAGTG TCCTGCAGAGCCAGTCGGTGCGTGCGCTGGTGCAGTGGCTGGAGAGCCAGGAGGACGCCGTGCGCCAGCTGCGGGCagccagcaggcagctctgggctcACCTCAACGCCAGCGCTGAGCCCGGTGGGCACCACTga
- the LSMEM2 gene encoding leucine-rich single-pass membrane protein 2 isoform X2, whose protein sequence is MPREAGEDSMGRAEGAAPAEPGDPDSSEPGAISLRPVESISDLHWASGGHKGAEGNGPAPSGNLHPPPPRPVPSGPPPLLPTLRPMPAASPCPCLSPGHPLVLALLGLLALASLVLATLAIYLSVLQSQSVRALVQWLESQEDAVRQLRAASRQLWAHLNASAEPGGHH, encoded by the exons atgcccagggaggctggagAAG acAGCATGGGAAGGGCTGAGGGGGCTGCgccagcagagcctggggacCCTGACAGCAGCGAGCCTGGAGCCATCAGCCTGCGCCCCGTGGAGTCCATCAGCGACCTGCACTGGGCCTCCGGCGGGCACAAGGGCGCCGAGG GCAACGGCCCGGCTCCCTCCGGCAACCTGCACCCACCCCCGCCTCGGCCTGTGCCCTCCGGTCCCCCGCCGCTCCTGCCCACCCTGCGCCCCatgcctgctgccagcccctgcccctgcctcaGCCCCGGCCACCCCCTGGTCCTGGCCCTGCTGGGGCTCCTGGCGCTGGCGAGCCTGGTCCTGGCCACGCTGGCCATCTACCTGAGTG TCCTGCAGAGCCAGTCGGTGCGTGCGCTGGTGCAGTGGCTGGAGAGCCAGGAGGACGCCGTGCGCCAGCTGCGGGCagccagcaggcagctctgggctcACCTCAACGCCAGCGCTGAGCCCGGTGGGCACCACTga